Proteins from a genomic interval of Salinivibrio kushneri:
- the dnaQ gene encoding DNA polymerase III subunit epsilon gives MKANYDRLVVLDTETTGMNREGGPHYQGHNIIEIGAVEIINRKLTGRHFHAYIKPTRAIDPEAISVHGITDAFLADKPQYAQIHQAFVDFIQGAELIAHNAPFDVGFMDHEFKNLGVSLQTTELCTITDTLAMAKKIFPGKRNNLDVLCDRYGIDNSRRTLHGALLDAEILADVYLLMTGGQTNLSFNAGTETDNASPMAPRTVKRQKSLKVIPASADEMSAHEARLDFIEQNGSCLWRQ, from the coding sequence ATGAAAGCGAATTACGATCGCCTCGTTGTGCTTGATACCGAAACCACCGGTATGAACCGCGAAGGGGGGCCGCATTACCAAGGCCACAATATTATTGAAATCGGCGCGGTAGAGATCATCAACCGTAAGCTCACGGGGCGGCACTTTCATGCCTATATCAAGCCCACTCGTGCTATCGACCCTGAGGCGATTTCGGTACACGGTATCACCGATGCCTTTTTGGCCGATAAGCCGCAATACGCGCAAATCCATCAAGCCTTTGTTGATTTTATCCAAGGGGCGGAGCTGATCGCTCATAACGCGCCCTTTGATGTGGGGTTTATGGATCATGAGTTCAAAAACCTAGGTGTCTCGCTGCAAACCACTGAGCTTTGCACCATTACAGACACCTTAGCGATGGCGAAGAAAATCTTCCCTGGAAAGCGTAATAACCTGGATGTGTTGTGCGATCGCTACGGTATTGATAACTCTCGGCGAACGCTTCACGGCGCGTTGTTGGATGCGGAGATCCTCGCTGACGTTTACCTATTAATGACGGGGGGACAAACCAACCTGTCATTTAATGCGGGAACGGAGACGGATAATGCGAGCCCAATGGCTCCAAGAACCGTTAAGCGCCAGAAATCGCTAAAGGTTATTCCTGCATCGGCCGATGAAATGAGTGCGCATGAAGCGCGTTTAGACTTTATTGAGCAAAACGGTAGCTGTCTTTGGCGACAGTAG